In one window of Helianthus annuus cultivar XRQ/B chromosome 17, HanXRQr2.0-SUNRISE, whole genome shotgun sequence DNA:
- the LOC110925714 gene encoding putative glucuronosyltransferase PGSIP8, translating to MHDRSIKRCNLRQKMVSRKSFKSLFWLLSIICLDLNGVRADVSHKNAYATMMYMGTPRDYEFYIAIRVMLRSLSKLRVDADLVVIASVDVPARWMHTMEEEDGAKVVRVENLNNPYISDTSHDRFKLTLNKLYAWSLVEYERVVMLDADNLFLQKTDELFQCGQFCAVFINPCVFHTGLFVLEPSSKVYKDMLRDLDNRRDNPDGADQGFIGGYFPDLLDQPMFHPPSDGTKLDGTFRLPLGYQMDASYYYLRLRWSVPCGPNSVITFPGASWLKPWYWWSWPVLPLGIQWHEQRRETIGYDSEMPFVLIQTIIYLCIIAVTRLARPTLTKLCYRGADKNLTIIQTSLKAIAILSIIISYMLPFMLVPHTIHPILGWTMYLLGSFALSCITINVFLLPLLPVLTPWLGIIGVLLVMACPWYTDGVVRALSVFAYAFCVSPVLWISMGKIRSSLHISLEREGFLPSRLTDSTQSNGFNKLY from the exons ATGCACGATCGGTCAATCAAACGTTGTAACCTACGACAAAAAATGGTGTCACGGAAATCTTTTAAGTCTTTGTTCTGGCTGTTGTCGATAATCTGTTTGGATTTGAATGGAGTTAGGGCTGACGTCAGTCACAAAAACGCATACGCGACGATGATGTATATGGGGACACCAAGAGATTACGAGTTTTACATTGCGATTAGAGTTATGTTACGATCTTTATCGAAGCTTCGAGTCGATGCGGATCTTGTTGTGATTGCTTCTGTTGATGTTCCTGCTCGTTGGATGCATACGAT GGAAGAGGAAGATGGTGCGAAGGTTGTGCGAGTTGAGAATCTAAACAACCCATACATAAGTGATACTAGCCATGATAGATTTAAATTAACGCTAAACAAATTGTACGCGTGGAGCTTAGTAGAATACGAAAGGGTCGTCATGCTTGATGCTGATAATCTTTTTCTTCAAAAGACCGATGAACTGTTTCAATGTGGCCAATTTTGTGCAGTCTTTATTAACCCTTGCGTTTTCCATACAGGCCTCTTTGTATTGGAG CCATCGTCGAAGGTGTATAAGGATATGTTACGCGATTTAGATAATAGGAGAGATAATCCAGATGGAGCTGATCAAGGTTTTATTGGAGGTTACTTTCCTGATCTTCTTGATCAGCCCATGTTTCATCCACCCTCTGATGGAACCAAACTTGATGGTACATTCAGACTTCCTTTGGGTTACCAAATGGATGCTTCTTATTATT ATCTAAGATTAAGGTGGAGTGTACCATGTGGACCAAACAGTGTGATCACATTTCCTGGTGCATCATGGTTAAAGCCTTGGTATTGGTGGTCGTGGCCCGTTTTACCGCTAGGCATCCAATGGCATGAACAACGGCGTGAAACTATAGG GTACGATTCAGAGATGCCTTTCGTGCTAATCCAAACTATAATTTACTTATGCATTATAGCGGTCACGCGCTTGGCTCGTCCAACTCTAACAAAGTTATGCTATCGCGGTGCAGACAAGAATTTAACCATAATCCAAACAAGCCTTAAAGCTATAGCCATATTATCCATCATCATATCATATATGCTCCCATTCATGCTAGTCCCTCATACAATCCATCCGATTTTAGGGTGGACCATGTACTTATTAGGGTCCTTTGCTCTCTCATGTATCACCATAAATGTTTTTCTTCTCCCGTTACTACCGGTTTTGACCCCTTGGTTGGGGATCATAGGAGTCCTTTTAGTCATGGCTTGCCCATGGTATACAGATGGTGTTGTGAGGGCTTTATCGGTTTTCGCATATGCGTTTTGTGTTTCACCGGTTCTATGGATTTCAATGGGGAAAATTAGATCATCTCTTCATATTTCACTTGAGAGGGAAGGTTTTCTGCCCAGCCGACTCACCGATTCAACTCAGTCTAATGGTTTTAATAAGTTATATTGA